One window from the genome of Nicotiana tomentosiformis chromosome 5, ASM39032v3, whole genome shotgun sequence encodes:
- the LOC138893187 gene encoding secreted RxLR effector protein 161-like, whose product MLLMNYTRSDIAYVVSRLSRYTHNLSSEHLNALHRLLRYLRGTMDWCLHFNKFSAVLEGFCDANWVTDNDEVSSTNGYVFTLGAGAISWKSSKQTCIARSTMESKFVALELAGQESEWLRNLLAYVSLWGDKLHQFLYMVTHRRQLELPKIVCTMEKEGISTLDIVR is encoded by the coding sequence ATGCTTCTCATGAATTATACACGATCTGATATTGCTTATGTTGTTAGTAGATTGAGTAGATATACTCACAACCTAAGTAGTGAACATCTGAATGCTCTTCATCGTTTGCTAAGGTATTTGAGAGGTACTATGGATTGGTGTTtgcattttaataaattttctgcTGTTTTAGAAGGATTTTGTGATGCAAACTGGGTTACTGACAATGATGAAGTTAGCTCCACTAATGGCTATGTGTTTACTTTGGGTGCAGGTGCTATTTCATGGAAGTCTTCAAAACAGACTTGTATAGCACGATCTACTATGGAGTCTAAATTTGTTGCTCTTGAGTTGGCAGGGCAAGAATCCGAGTGGTTGAGAAACTTATTGGCATACGTGTCTTTATGGGGAGACAAGCTTCACCAGTTTCTCTACATGGTGACTCACAGGCGGCAATTGGAATTGCCAAAAATAGTGTGTACAATGGAAAAAGAAGGCATATCTACATTAGACATAGTGCGGTAA